A genomic window from Peromyscus maniculatus bairdii isolate BWxNUB_F1_BW_parent chromosome 1, HU_Pman_BW_mat_3.1, whole genome shotgun sequence includes:
- the LOC102921592 gene encoding olfactory receptor 52E8-like: MGEDGNTSIFNFSYTSFLLVGFPGLQERRPLLVLPLTFLYVSIVSANALVIHTVVAQRSLHQPMYVLIALLLAVNICASTAVMPKMLEGFVHYANPISLHGCLAQMFFIYFTLLLDYNLLLAMALDRYVAICHPLRYTELMTSHLLGLMATFALTRSLGVAVPLVVLTAKARFCRTSVIRHFTCEYIALLSIACGDLTFNNRLGLAMRLVTVTFDLALLGSSYTRIIYAAFRISSGGARAKALHTCGSHLLVILTIYLSGLSTSIVFRVAKTVSQDVQNLLSAIYLLLPGALNPLIYGVRTKEIRQHIEKMLCGKQSPQDIREKSQSMREERELPG; encoded by the coding sequence ATGGGTGAGGATGGAAATACCAGTATCTTCAACTTTTCCTACACCAGCTTTCTCCTGGTGGGCTTCCCTGGATTGCAGGAGCGGCGGCCCCTTCTGGTCCTGCCGCTTACCTTCCTCTATGTGTCCATCGTTTCTGCCAATGCCTTAGTCATCCATACAGTGGTGGCCCAGAGGAGTCTGCATCAGCCCATGTACGTGCTCATTGCCCTGCTCCTGGCTGTCAACATCTGTGCTTCCACAGCTGTGATGCCTAAAATGCTGGAAGGCTTTGTGCATTATGCTAACCCCATCTCATTACATGGCTGCCTAGCGCAAATGTTCTTTATCTACTTTACGCTCCTCCTGGACTACAACCTCCTGCTGGCCATGGCCCTAGATCGCTATGTGGCCATTTGCCACCCACTTCGCTATACTGAACTGATGACCTCTCACTTACTGGGCCTGATGGCCACCTTTGCCCTGACCCGGAGCCTAGGAGTGGCAGTGCCCCTAGTGGTACTAACTGCAAAAGCTCGATTCTGCCGGACTTCCGTGATCCGACACTTCACCTGCGAATACATCGCACTGCTGAGCATAGCTTGTGGAGACCTGACCTTCAACAACCGGTTGGGACTGGCTATGCGGTTGGTCACCGTGACCTTTGATCTGGCCTTGCTGGGAAGCTCCTACACCCGTATCATCTATGCTGCCTTCCGGATCTCTTCTGGGGGAGCCCGAGCCAAGGCCTTGCACACTTGTGGCTCCCACTTACTGGTCATCCTCACCATCTATCTTTCTGGTCTTTCCACTTCCATTGTCTTTCGAGTGGCCAAGACTGTGTCTCAAGATGTTCAGAACCTACTCAGTGCCATATATCTGCTGCTCCCAGGAGCCTTGAATCCTCTCATTTATGGGGTGAGAACTAAGGAGATCCGGCAACACATAGAGAAAATGCTCTGTGGAAAGCAGTCACCCCAAGACATCAGAGAGAAGTCGCAGAGcatgagagaggagagggaattaCCTGGGTAA
- the LOC102921903 gene encoding olfactory receptor 52K1-like has product MSGWDNGTYNESYTSFLLVGFPGMREARALLVLPFLSLYLVILFTNALVVHTVASQRSLHQPMYLLIALLLAVNICAATTVLPAMLFSFSTRFNRISLPRCLGQMFCIYFLIVFDCNILLVMALDRYVAICYPLRYPEIVTGQLLAGLVGLAATRSTCIVAPVVVLASRVRFCRSEVIHHFACEHMALMKLSCGDISLNKTVGLTVRVFNRVLDMLLLGASYSRIIHAAFKISSGGARAKALNTCGSHLLVIFTVYSSTMSSSIVYRVARTASQDVHNLLSAFYLLLPCLVNPIIYGARTKEIRQHLVTLLQRTQQQVSTEKPQSRPSHRELPG; this is encoded by the coding sequence ATGTCAGGGTGGGACAATGGCACCTACAATGAGTCCTACACCAGCTTCCTCCTGGTGGGCTTCCCAGGGATGCGGGAAGCCAGAGCCCTCCTGGTGCTGCCCTTCCTCAGCCTCTACCTGGTGATCCTCTTCACCAATGCCCTCGTCGTCCACACGGTGGCATCCCAGCGGAGCCTGCACCAGCCCATGTACCTGCTCATTGCCCTGCTCCTGGCTGTCAACATCTGCGCTGCCACCACCGTGCTGCCTGCCATGCTGTTCAGCTTCTCCACGCGCTTCAACCGCATCTCCCTCCCCCGGTGCCTGGGACAGATGTTCTGCATCTACTTCCTCATTGTCTTTGACTGCAACATCCTGCTGGTCATGGCCCTGGATCGCTATGTGGCTATCTGCTACCCTCTGCGCTATCCAGAGATAGTGACAGGACAGCTTCTGGCTGGCCTGGTGGGGTTGGCAGCCACCAGGAGCACGTGCATCGTGGCTCCAGTGGTGGTGCTGGCCTCCCGAGTCCGCTTCTGCCGCTCAGAGGTGATCCACCACTTTGCCTGTGAGCACATGGCCCTCATGAAGCTCTCCTGCGGGGATATCTCACTGAATAAGACCGTGGGACTCACTGTTCGAGTCTTCAACAGAGTCCTGGATATGCTTCTGCTGGGAGCCTCCTACTCGCGCATCATCCATGCTGCCTTCAAGATCTCATCAGGTGGAGCACGGGCCAAGGCCCTGAACACCTGTGGCTCCCACCTGCTGGTCATCTTCACTGTCTACTCCTCCACCATGTCCTCATCCATCGTCTACCGTGTGGCCCGCACTGCCTCCCAAGACGTGCACAACCTGCTCAGTGCTTTCTACCTCTTGCTCCCATGTCTGGTCAACCCCATCATCTATGGGGCCAGGACCAAGGAAATCAGGCAGCACCTGGTAACTCTGCTCCAAAGGACTCAGCAACAGGTCTCCACTGAGAAGCCCCAGTCCCGGCCCTCACATAGAGAGCTTCCAGGCTGA